The genomic DNA CCATGCAGCAGAGATTCCACTGAACGTTTTCCCGTTCAATTCCTCATTCTTCTCCCATGCAGGAAAACATGGAGGATTACTATTACCAAGACAACCAGGATTTTAACCACAACGACAGTTACGACTACAGCTACGACCACTCAGTGTGCGACAAAGAGACGGTGCGCTCCTTCGCTGGTGTGTTCCTCCCGGTCATCTATTCGCTAGCTCTGGTGGTGGGCCTGGCGGGGAACGCTCTGGTGGTGGTGGTATACGCGTCCCGCTCCCGCCTGCGCACCTTGACCGACGTGTGCATCCTGAACCTGGCCGTGTCGGACCTGTTGCTGCTAGTCACGCTGCCCTTCTGGGCGGCGGACGCGGTGCACGGTTGGAGGCTGGGCTCGCCCGCCTGCAAGCTGACATCGtttctctacagtgccaacttcaGCTGCGGTATGCTGCTTCTGGCGTGTATCAGCGTGGACCGCTATCGGGCAGTGGTTCACAGGTCGACTGGTCGGACCGTCCGTGGTCCCAGGGTGTGGAAACAGTGGATCTTGGTCTGCTTGGCCTTGTGGGTGGTGGCCATCTTTCTGGGGCTCCCTGAACTTGTTTTCTCCACGGTGAAGCATTCCCACTACAGGATGTTCTGCACCGCCGTGTACCCGCCAAGCATGGGCCGCCCGGCGAAAGCTACCCTGGAACTTCTGGAGGTGACCCTCCGGTTTGTGCTACCTTTTCTGGTGATGCTAGTGTGCTACAGCTTGGTCGGTCGAGCCCTAAGCCGAGCACCAGGGgtgcagagaggtaaaaaatggCGGACCCTGCGCGTTCTGTTAGCGGTGGTGGCCGTCTTCCTGCTGACACAACTTCCCTACAACGCGGTGAAGCTGTGCCGAGCGCTGGACATCATCTACATGCTCGTGACCGACTGCGAAGTCAGCAAGGGTCTGGATCACGCCTTGCAGGTGACCGAAAGCCTAGCGCTAACCCACGCCTGTATAAATCCGCTCCTCTACACCTTCATCGGGTCCTCCTTTCGGGGACATGTTCTCAAAACTGCCAAGCATCTTGGACAGCAACTCGGGGGACACCCCAGACGAGAGGACGGCGAGCCGGCGGTGGAGATCGCGCTCAATACGCGCAATCAAAACCATTCGCAGTCTGGTTCCGAGGAACCGGACACCAGCACCTTCAGTATGTAAAGGATAAAGTATAGCTAGACACTAATTTGCAATAGATTACTTTTTAGTCCTGAGAAGAGATCAATACTATTTGGGTCCCTGACCAATAAAGGAGCATTTTTGTTCTCAGAATAAGTAGTCACCGCTAAAGTGGTGAACCATCTACAGCTATTCAGGTGGATAGGGCCTGAGTAGTGCGAGACTAGAAAGATGCTAGGTTAACTGTTAGATAATCGGGTATCTAAACTGAGTTTGCAAAATCTTATCAATTTTATTGTGTTGAATCACTCAGGTTACGTCACGAAAAAGACAACACAGTTTACGTTTTATGACACAATCATTGCTAGCACTTGAGGTTTAGCATGCAAAGATCAGGAAGAGATTTTACAATTGTAAATTTGCGTgggaaaagaaaatcacttttaGAGCACTTTAGAATATTTCATTCAGAAATATCTTAAACGAGCGTCTGAAAAATGGGGGAAATTACCAAATTTAGGGAAGGGTGTGACTCATGTATGGTTGAGTTTGGAAAAGttgactatttgagaagtactgaagcATGGTTATCTACACCTGTCCCTTGTTGGTTCTTATTTTCAGAATTTTAAATGTGTGAGACTGAGCGAGTGTCATGTCACAGCTGGCAGACTGAAACCTTCTATGTCTGAATTTGgagaatttctgtttttttcacaaaCTGATACAAGTAGTCCCTGCGTGAGTATGCTGTTTTTCCAAAGTAAATAGCTTGATCTCCTCGATGATGCAATGTTAACACCTgaacaaacattttatttttggtttCCTGAAAAGTGACGTTTTTGGAGAGGCGAGGTTTCCGGCAGACAACAGAGATGTTGAGCATGTAGACAAGACTTTTCGTACATAAATTGTTTATAAGAAAAGGCTAACCCTTGTGTCATGTCCAATGCTTAATTTTTAAAtcctaaggtgccggaacgcaaagtacatatgacagcgcagggatgatgaCACGgggacaggtcccggaacatatgcagaaaatggtgctgaaaacaaaacgcaaatgcctgcccacttgccatgctgcaggacttttttttctttcttttcactgtgcttttctgactcgttttgaaccatcttccttctttttgaaaaaagacagtgaatgcaactgtctttttgacatgttgaaataccgtttgatcctggctgcttgcgccccagatgccgcaaatttcaagttatttttttttcatgtcaggggcgtgatttgttggtccagcttttcagtgcgtcAACAATtgtccgactctttcaaatgacgttaaatttttataaacaacatgcaaatctTGGGGTTTGTTGTGCAAATGAaattatgcatattattatttttctttatactgtaatgtctgtAACTGTGCATTATATTCTGATATgatttccgaggcaccctgaactgCACGCAAtgttactgttgttttggtcatgTGATGCGGGAGTGCGACAGAgaggcacagcctgccgagagccccaagctgtgttcttaCTGTCAGCtctatgtgttaataaagaaacaaagttgtcagcacatcgtgtgttcgatacttttggcaacaaaaagctcaaaacaagacactatgcacgatctgtttaagagacgctgggactggagagctgtgagtagtaggaagcgaggaggagacgagcgagaagcaaaagttcgcagtcgaatgtggcggcagtctgcgattattttgtttattgttttcttattgttgccacaataaagtggagaaagccatcaacgacccctctccttctttccccccaacgtttttatattatttttattttatatgcacgagaggtgccggatctgcccaaataagtcctggaacacagagaggccaaaatcaagaggtgccggatctttttCCGGTAAGATCCggctcaaattaacccctggttaTGTCtaaattgtttgttttgttgattCAATTAAAAGGGTTgacagactagcagcacattcgacatatttatgtaaaataaatactaactgcctGATCTTTGCTCTTTtcacaaagaatcaagactgttttacgtccatatctataaagaattcagggatttacgcatttattcacaagaattttcaacgaaatcagctctttgttgtaaggctgctgccacagtggcttaaatacTAGTATCGCATTCAACATActagtatttacgtaaaataaatgttaactgccgtttttgttttgtttttgcttttaaccaagaatctagattgttttacgtctatatctataaagaattcagggatttaagcatttattcacaagaattttcaacataaaaggctctttgtctgtgtttccactcggtcagcttttacagacataggccccctatttatcggccccacgccccgtcaatatattatgacgtctatggttactgtcccaccgaattatttttttaaaaaaaacaataacgtaTAAAAATACTTGccgttattaaatgcttcattgagagtCCACTTAAATCCACTCAGGCTGCTGAGAACACTAAAAGAGAACACGCTCGTGTTTAACaacctaaacgatgattgacagattcggCGTCTGTCAAGTCAGCGCTCCCGGGcttctctggcaacatcaaagTATCACAGCTGTCACACATAGTTAGTCTTAACAAGCACTAAACTGCAGTGCACTGatgagcaagaaaagcagcaggagggaaagTGAAGGCTGTAGGCGAATGAAGCagggaaacaaatatatttctttaattacTCTAAAAACCCGATGTTTTTTAGCCGACtacaatcctctgaaaaatggcgcgatcggcccgatttccggtcacgtgatcggatcggggtgTCTCTAATAAATacgtttaaattcacagcagattgAATGCCACATGATTAGACGTTTATCATCATCTTGGGAAGCGTGACAAGTACTCCTTTGTTACGGTGGTGTGCGGAGCTGGCGGCCGTctttggtaggccgaccggtggTTGAAAACTAGATCATGAAAGGTTTTTATATCTCTGCATCGGCATGTTATTTCTTTCTCCGACGACatcattttagtgccgtatcgTTACCAATAATATTTATCTTCATTTTATTAGAGGTTTGACAAATTTATTGTCAaagcaatatttttacaacttgttTGGGGAAGTTAACTTCAGGTCAAATGGGGGCCAATATTCAATAGGCTTCAAAATGAAATTTATGAAATGTAATAATTGGACAACTGTTTATTATTACACATTAAAAGAATTGAAGGcttaatgttattttataaTAGCTTTTATcttcccttgttttttttttaattatgctgCAAAGTACACAAAGCAAGCATGTTGGAATACCAcagtttctcattttttccatcCTCAGTACCTGTTAGTCATCCTCTTTCCACTGCACTGGCTAAACTAAAAGGCCAGACCGCAACCATTTGGAAGGGATCATGTTGTCCTGAGCGCTGTTTACCAAGAGACAATGGAAAGAAAGCTTCTGCGTCACAATCTGGGATGTCATTCGAGAAAGCCAAAACCACGCACGGGAGAGAACAGATTGGGGAAAACACCCTCGAGATAACATTCGGTCATTGTCAACAACGTCTACTTTTGTTTTGGCTTTTGGTCAGATTGCAGTAAGAAGTGTTATAACTCCCTTTAGAGCAGGGGCGGGAAACTTTTCCTGGACTACGCGAGCAAATATTTAGTAAGATTCATAATGAATTACATTATTGCAGGAAAtattaaaatgttcacattccTTCCATGGTATGATATGTTTTGGAACGTGATATTTTTTCAAAGCCATTCCCACCAGCAAAGGgatgtgaaaaaacaaacaagagaGTAATCTTGGATGATATCTGAGGCGTCGGTCAGTGCAGAGCAATTTCCAACACTAATATGAGTTTAGGGTGTTAGCTTTTTAGTGTCTCAAAAATGACGTCGCCAGTGGGAAGATTTTAGATACAGTGGAACCTCTGAGGTCAATGTAATTGcattgcattttgaaatgttttggcccatttggaggggaaaaaagaacAGGAGTGATCCAATCCAGATACAAATTGTCAACTTGGAAAGTCTTTAAGCCTTTATAGGGcatttatttaactcattggctgccattgacagcgccagATGTCCAATACATTATGACTGGGAGAGGTAGGCAGTGATTGATcgctgctagccctcccagacaaaatggataggacatttagcgctgtcaatggtactgaaagaTGATCATTTAATGggttaaatattaaaaattaaaaacaaaacaaaaagaaagattTAAAATGTTGAGATAACCAGAATGTATTTGTGTTTGTcgtcattttaattttgttttcattaacattttattaatttataatttattcttaaaataaaatgtgtaattAATATCAAAGAAATGAgaggatttttattcataaaataagtttataaatataacatgtggacatcacattttaggTCTTTTAGGCCGCACTTTTTCATGTTACTATTGTggcctaaatgacccaaaatgtgatagaCAGTCACTAGATTGTGAATTCTatcaaaaactgtaaaaattaataaacaatatacagtggtacctctacatacgatcacttcgacacacgaacttttcgacatccgacgtaaaatttgagccgccatttgtttctacatccgacgagttgctcgaaatacgacaacatgacagcactgcaaacgaacgcacggtggattttcttgtgtgagaaatcaacacagttttcaaaaaaagttgatacagttggagaaacaaggaaaaaagtgatgcttacctttgaaatgaagatgcaagttatagaaaaatatgagcttggggtgcgcgtccctgaactggctcaacaatacagctccatggtcctcttccgaccaccgttcgccactatttataagttaaggtgacaattattattgtggtaacattgccaaggaaatcgccagcttcgtcacgtttttatcatttatttaagaacttatccaacacaaaacgcccattgtcttaagcagttgactgctctcaagaaaacgaaagtattatctctaccgcaccgacctatctcactgagacgtcagcttcgcggtgcgttcagggacagtaaaaagtgtccgccatattagaatccgattcgttacattatttacaggaataattattaattcttattattattattatattattctgaattatttatttataacttatttgtttttctatgtttaattgtcatttgtaacagtgccagcagtatttattaagaatttagtgtatgtttttaggctttggaacgaattaatggaattataatgtattcctatgggaaaatcctgctcgacatacgaccatttcgacttacaaacaaggtcctggaacgaattaaattcgtatgtagaggtaccactgtaccagtAATGCTCAATCTTAATTTGAATTTGGTCAATGCCTTAACATCCTTAAATGCCAAATGTAGAAAACAGATGTTTACAACTGCAAAATGttgaaaagaaaatacattTGACATCATTTGAATGTCAACAAGTGGGGTTACTTATGTGTAGTACAGTATTTAAAAACCAAAATAGGAAATACTGAATGACTAATGATACAATGAGAGAGCGCGCATCcccttttacaaaaaaataaaaaaattagtgGAATTCCGAATGATCTCATGTCAGAGGCTCCACAGCACCAACATTCAATTCTACAGGCGCCAAACACGATAAGACAGCAGTCCAAAACAGATGTTCAATCGTCATCATGggcaaaaaacaaattttttcaAGGCTATCAGTTTGTGGCTGTTGACCACTGCTTCTTCCAAGTTAATGCCCGAGCCGGTTTCAGAAAAAGCTCATAAAGTCAACTTCCAGCCATTGACGAGTACGTACAATAATGTCTCCAAAAACTCAAAAGTTGCAAAAGAACAACTTTTATCCTGAAGACAATTTGACTGCCAGGGTGTTTTTAGCACTCAAATGATCACAAATTACAAGTATTTGTTTCCCTAAAAAGAAAAGCTTTCAGACACACTCAAGCCAGACCTACAAATATTTAACAGTGTATTTGATGAGCACTATTCTAAATCCACTTCAAACCCTACCAAAACCAAATATGTTTATGCAGCCAAGCCAAAGCAAAGTACTCAACAAGTGAACGAGCACGCCATCAGTCCAGGAAATAAACATTTCCAGGATTCACGCCACGTGCGTTGTCACGATCAATGACTCATATGAACAAAACAACTAGGAGTGGACTTACCACTGCTCCACCACTTCTTCCCATTGATGACAAATTGATCTCCCTCTCGACGGAGGCTGCAGGCCATGTTGGTGGCGTCGCTGGAGGACACGTCGGGTTCTGCGGAAATGCAACTTGGTTTGAGTTTTCcggtttttcttctttttttttttttttttttttggttaattaTGTCTTTTATTATTCTACCAAGCCAGCCATACTTTCGCAGTGTACAAAATACACGGCAAGTCAGTCTGGTATTCTGAGGTTTCAAATGGATTTCCATTTCGAGCAATATATCGACCGACCGATCATGCGTCATGAAAGTGGCGAAACAAGGCttgcgataacgattatctcacgatatggcgatacatgaGTAAGTAAATCAATCTACGATACAACTCAATAAGCAGAGATTGAGTGAAGGCATGCGGGGCAGTCCTCCCCCTCCccagtggccgaaaaatgtcattgcattgaCTTTCCAgaaatatgaatttaaaataaagacctagctgctAAAATGTTGTCCAtacaagttgtaaagcaataaaacaaacaacaaaaatgaatgaaaatagcaGGCATTTCATTATGAGTCAAaactatttttcgaacagatcatgtgactagcaccttagagaccctAATCCTACTAACTGAGCATATATCTTTATATGttctttattgctgacacttcgTTTCAGGGTCATGAACATGTTTTGTCCCTCTcccccacaaaagtcaaactcagccTATGCAACTATTAATCCATTCATGGACA from Corythoichthys intestinalis isolate RoL2023-P3 chromosome 20, ASM3026506v1, whole genome shotgun sequence includes the following:
- the ackr4b gene encoding atypical chemokine receptor 4b, whose translation is MEDYYYQDNQDFNHNDSYDYSYDHSVCDKETVRSFAGVFLPVIYSLALVVGLAGNALVVVVYASRSRLRTLTDVCILNLAVSDLLLLVTLPFWAADAVHGWRLGSPACKLTSFLYSANFSCGMLLLACISVDRYRAVVHRSTGRTVRGPRVWKQWILVCLALWVVAIFLGLPELVFSTVKHSHYRMFCTAVYPPSMGRPAKATLELLEVTLRFVLPFLVMLVCYSLVGRALSRAPGVQRGKKWRTLRVLLAVVAVFLLTQLPYNAVKLCRALDIIYMLVTDCEVSKGLDHALQVTESLALTHACINPLLYTFIGSSFRGHVLKTAKHLGQQLGGHPRREDGEPAVEIALNTRNQNHSQSGSEEPDTSTFSM